CACCCGCCCATGCTGGCTATTTTTCTCGAAACCCTGACGATCACGGCGCCGGTCTTTGCCATGTTGCTGCTCGGCCTGTTGCTCAAACGGGTGGAATGGATCGACGACAACTTCATTCATACGGCCTCGGCCCTGGTGTTTAACGTCACCATGCCGGCGCTGCTGTTTCTCGGCATTGTCCATGCCGACCTGCATTCATCGTTGAAACCCGGGGTGCTGATCTATTTCTCCTTGGCCACCCTGGCGTGCTTTGGCCTGGCCTGGGGCTGGGCGATCTGGCGTTGCCCCAAGGCCGACCGCGGGATCTATACCCAGGGCGCGTTTCGCGGCAATAACGCGATCATCGGCCTGGCCCTGGCTGCCAGCATGTACGGCGATTACGGAATTTCCCTGGGCGCAGTGCTCGCAGCCCTGGTGATCCTGTTCTACAACACCCTCTCGACCATCGTCCTGGCGGTCTACAGCCCGGTGATCAAGTCCGATCCCTGGAGCATCTTCAAGAGCGTTGTCAGCAACCCGCTGATTGTCAGTGTGCTGGTGGCCGCACCGTTCGCCTACTGGCAGATCGGCATTCCCAACTGGCTGGAAACTTCGGGGCGCTACCTGGCGCAGATGACCCTGCCCCTGGCGCTGATCTGCATTGGCGGCACCTTGTCCCTGGCAGCCTTGCGCAACAGCGGCGAGCTGGCGATGAGTTCCAGTTTGCTGAAGATGGTCAGCCTGCCGGCCCTGGCGACCCTGGGGGCCTGGCTGTGCGGGTTTCGCGGGGCGGAGTTGGGGATCCTGTTCCTGTACTTTGGCAGCCCCACCGCGGCGGCCAGTTTTGTCATGGCCCGGGCGGCCAATGGCAACCACGAACTGGCGGCGGCGATCATCGTCATCACCACGGTGATGGCGGCGGTGACCACCAATATCGGGATTTTCCTGTTGCAGTGGGGTGGGTGGATCTAGGCTTTGCCGCGAGCCGGCTCCTGCACGGCTATTGCGTAGGAGCCGGCAGCAGGTTCACTGCGGTTGCTGATAGGTGTCTATCACTTCCTGGGCCGCGCGAAACGCATCGATGGCCGCCGGCACTCCGGCATACACCGCGCAATGCAGCAGCGCTTCACGAATCTCTTCGACACTGCAGCCGTTGTTCAGTGCGCCGCGCACGTGGCCCTTGAGTTCCTGTGGGCACTTGAGTGCGGTCAGGGTCGCCAGGGTGATCAGGCTGCGGGTCTTGAGCGGCAGGCCCTCACGGTTCCATACACCGCCCCAGGCATGCTCGTTGACGAAGTCCTGCAAGGGCTGGGTGAATTCGGTGGCGTTGCCCAGGGCGCGATCGACGAACGCATCGCCCATGACCTGGCGACGCATCTGCAACCCGCTTTTCTTGTTCTCGCTCATGGTGCTTCCTTCTTGTGTTGGCGGCGCCAGGCTCGCAGCGAACTGAACAGCAGGAACGCCACTAGCGCTGGCAGGACGAAAAACAGCATCAGGTGTTCCAGCTTGCCGGCCAGAGGCATGCCGGTGGTGAAGGACACCACATGCAGCCCGTAAGCCAGGTACAAGCCCAGAAACAGCAGGCCTTCGGCCCGGGTCACGCGGTATCCGGAATAGAACACCGGCAGGCACAGCACGGCCACGCCGAGCATGACCGGCAGGTCGAAGTCCAGGGCATTGGGCGAGACCGAAAGAGGTGTCGGTGCCACCAGGGCGGTGAAGCCCAGCACTCCCAGCAGGTTGAACAGGTTGCTGCCGATGATGTTGCCCACGGCAATCTCGCGCTGGCCGCGCAGGGCCGCCAGCAGCGAAGTGGCGAGTTGGGGCAGGGAGGTGCTGACGGCGATCACGGTCAGGCCCATGACCCGCTCGGAAAGCCCCAGGTCGTCGGCCACGGAGACGGCGGCGCCCAGTAGCAAGTGCCCGGCGAAGACCAGCAGGCCGAGGCCGAGCAGGACCATCAGCAGGCTGCTGATGCGCGGTGCCCAACTGCGCTGGCCGGCTGGTGCGGGTGAGTGGGGGCGGTGCGAATGGCGGGACTGGCGCAACAGCAGGCCCAGGTACAGCACCAGGGCTGCCAGCAGGATCAGGCCGTCGCTGGGGCTGAGTTGTTCGTTGTAGGCCAGCACGAACACCAGCAGGCTGGCGCCGATCATCAGCGGGATGTCCAGGCGCACCAGTTGCCGCGAGACCCGCAGCGGGATGATCAGCGCGGACAGGCCGAGGGTCACCAGGATGTTGAAAATGCTGCTGCCGATCACGCTGCCCACGGCAATGTCGGTGTTGTCGGCCAGGGTCGCCTGCAGGCTGATGGCCATTTGTGGCGCGCTGCTGCTGAAGGCGACGATGCTCAGGCCAATGATCAGTGGACGCATGTGCAGGCGTGCAGCCAGGCGGATGGCCGCGCGCACCAGCAGTTCGGCGCCGGCGATCAGCATCACCAGGCCGCTGATGAGCTGGATCAGGCTGAGCAGGGGCAGTTCGGCAAAAGCGGTAATGGCGTGGGCTCCCGGGGTCAGTCGCTGAGGGCTTGGACGCGGACTTTGGCAGTTCCGCTGCGCAGCATGTGCAGTTGTTGGGCGGCGGCGCGGGACAGGTCGATCAGGCGGCCTCGGGTGTGCGGGCCTCGGTCGTTGATACGTACCACGACGCTCTTGTCGTTGCCCAGGTTGGTGACCTGTACCCGGGTGCCGAATGGCAGTTCGCGGTGGGCGGCGGTCAGGCCGTTCTGGTCGAAGGGCTCGCCACTGGCAGTGCGATTGCCGTGGTGCCGAGCGCCGTAATAGGAGGCGGTGCCGGTTGCGTCATAACCCCGGGGGTCGATGACGTGGCTGGTGGCGCAGCCAGTGAGCAGAGCGAGCAGGGCGCTAGTGGCAACCAGACGCTTCATTCGGGAGCTCCGATGGTTGATGTGGCGAGGGAGCGTACTCCCGCTGGTCTGTCTGGCAGACCGCAAGCCGACGGCGATGTTCCTTGCTGGAGCGGCGCCGGCCGGTTTGCAGTCGCTGTCGGACCGAGCGGGAGCACGCTCCCTCGTCACGCGCAAGCGGCCGGGGCCGCTTGCGGTTAAACCCCGATCAGCCCTCGAGCTTGCTCTTGAGCAGCTCGTTGACCTGTTGCGGGTTGGCCTTGCCTTTGGATGCTTTCATCGCCTGGCCGACGAAGAAGCCGAACATCTTGCCGCGCTTGGCCTCATCGGCGGCACGGTACTGTTCGACCTGTTCGGCGTTGGCTGCGAGCATCTCATCGAGCACCGCAGAGATCGCGCCGCTGTCGGTGACTTGCTTGAGGCCACGCTTGTCGATGATCTCGTCGGCATTGCCTTCGCCATTGGCCATGGCTTCGAACACGGTCTTGGCGATCTTGCCGGAGATGGTGTTGTCCTTGATCCGCAACAGCATGCCGCCCAGTTGTTCGGCCGAGACCGGGGCTTCGTCGATTTCCAGGCCCTGCTTGTTCAGCAGGCTGCCCAACTCGACCATGACCCAGTTGGCGGCGAGCTTGGCGTCACCGGCGATGCTGGTGACCTTCTCGAAGTAGTCCGCCTGCTCACGGCTGGTGGCCAGTACGCTGGCGTCGTAGACCGACAGGCCGAACTGCTCCTGGAAGCGTTCGCGTTTCTGTGGTGGCAGTTCCGGCAGGGTGGCGCGTACCTGGTCGAGGAAGGAATCCTCGATGACCACGGGCAGCAGGTCCGGATCGGGGAAGTAACGGTAGTCGTTGGCTTCTTCCTTGCTGCGCATCGGACGGGTCTCGTCCTTGTTCGGGTCGTACAGGCGGGTCTGCTGGATCACTTTACCGCCGTCTTCGATCAGCTCAATCTGGCGACGGATCTCGCTGTTGATCGCCTTCTCGATGAAGCGGAACGAGTTGACGTTCTTGATCTCGCAGCGGGTGCCGAACTCGACCTGGCCCTTGGGGCGGATCGAGACGTTGCAGTCGCAACGCAGGGAGCCCTCGGCCATGTTGCCGTCGCAGATGCCCAGGTAGCGCACCAGGGCGTGGATCGACTTGACGTAGGCCACGGCTTCCTTGGCGCTGCGCATGTCAGGCTCGGAAACGATTTCCAGCAGCGGCGTGCCGGCACGGTTCAGGTCGATGCCGGTGGCGCCGTTGAACTCTTCGTGCAGGCTCTTGCCGGCGTCTTCTTCCAGGTGCGCGCGGGTGATCCCGACGCGTTTCATGGTGCCGTCTTCCAGGGGGATGTCCAGGTGGCCCTTGCCGACGATCGGCAACTCCATCTGGCTGATCTGGTAGCCCTTGGGCAGGTCCGGGTAGAAGTAGTTCTTGCGGGCAAACACGTTGTGCTGGCCGATCTCGGCGTCAACCGCGAGGCCGAACATCACCGCCATGCGCACCGCTTCCTGGTTCAGCACTGGCAGCACGCCGGGCATGCCCAGGTCGATCAGGCTGGCCTGGGTGTTGGGCTCGGCACCGAAGGCGGTGGAGCTACCGGAGAAAATCTTCGATTGAGTGGTGAGCTGGGTATGAATCTCCAGCCCGATCACGACTTCCCATTGCATGTGTGTCTCCTCAGAAGCCGGTTGGGGTGCGGGTGTGCCAGTCAGTGTTCAACTGATACTGGTGCGCAACGTTGAGCAAGCGGCCTTCCTGGAAATACGGAGCGAGCAGTTGCACGCCGACCGGCAAGCCGTCGACGAAGCCGGCCGGCATCGACAGGCCCGGCAGGCCCGCGAGGTTGGCGGTGATGGTATAGACGTCTTCCAGGTATGCAGCGACCGGGTCGCTGCTCTTGGCGCCGAGCTTCCAGGCCGGGTTGGGCGTGGTCGGGCCGAGGATGATGTCGACTTCGTTGAACGCGGTCATGAAGTCGTTCTTCACCAGGCGGCGGATTTTCTGCGCCTTGAGGTAGTAGGCATCGTAGTAGCCGGCGGACAGTGCGTAGGCACCGACCATGATCCGGCGCTGCACTTCGCTGCCGAAGCCTTCGCCGCGGGAGCGCTTGTACAGGTCTTCCAGGTTTTCCGGGTTCTCGCAACGGTAGCCGAAGCGCACGCCGTCGAACCGCGACAGGTTGGAAGAGGCTTCCGCCGGGGCGATCACGTAGTACGCGGGGATGGCGTGCTGCATGTTCGGCAGGCTGATTTCCTTGATCACCGCACCGAGCTTTTCCAGCTCCTTGATGCTGTTGTGGATCAGCTCGGCGATGCGCGGGTCCAGGCCGGCGCTGAAGTATTCCTTCGGCACGCCGATGCGCAGGCCCTGCAGCGAGCCGTTGAGGCCGGCGCTGTAGTCCGGCACCGGTTCATCGATGCTGGTGGAGTCGTTCGGGTCGAAGCCGGCCATGCCTTGCAGCAGGATCGCGCAGTCTTCGGCGGTGCGCGCCAGTGGGCCGCCCTGATCGAGGCTGGAAGCGTAGGCGATCATGCCCCAACGGGAAACGCGACCGTAGGTCGGCTTCAGGCCGGTGAGGTTGGTGAAGGCGGCGGGCTGGCGGATCGAGCCGCCGGTGTCGGTGGCCGTGGCGGCTGGCAGCAGGCGCGCAGCGACCGCCGCAGCGGAACCACCGGACGAACCGCCGGGCACGTGTTCCAGGTTCCACGGGTTTTTCACCGCGCCGTACCAGCTCGACTCGTTGGCCGAGCCCATGGCGAATTCGTCCATGTTGGTCTTGCCCAGGGTCACGGCCCCGGCAGCGGCCAGCTTAGCGACCACGGTGGCGTCGTAGGGCGCCTTGAAGTTGTCGAGCATCTTCGAGCCGCAGCTGGTGCGGATGCCCTGGGTGCAGAACAGATCCTTGTGGGCGATCGGCGCGCCCAGCAGGGCACCGCTCTCACCATTGGCGCGACGCTCGTCGGCGGCCTTGGCCTGGGACAGTGCCAGGTCCTGGGTGAGGCTGATGAAGCTGTTGATCTGCGGATCCAGCTGGGCGATGCGCGCCAGCAGGGTCTGGGTCAGTTCTACAGAGGAGAATTTCTTGTCGGCGAGGCCGCGGGCGATCTCGGCCAGAGTCATGTGATGCATTGCAGGCTCTTTCCCTTTAGTCTAGTCGATGACTTTCGGAACCAGGTACAGGCCGCTTTCGACCGCTGGTGCGATGGACTGATAGGCCTCGCGATGATTGGACTCGGTCACAACGTCTGCGCGCAGGCGCTGGCTGGCTTCCAGGGGGTGGGCCAGGGGCTCGATACCGTCGGTATCGACTGCCTGCATTTCATCCACCAGCCCGAGAATGCTGTTCAGGGCGGAGGTGATGTGTGGAAGATCGCCTTCATTGAGCTTGATGCTGGCCAAATGAGCGATTTTTTCCACGTCGGAGCGTTCAAGCGCCATGGGATTCTCCAGTGGAAAACAAAAACGGATTTCGTCCGCGTGTTAGATTGTCGGAACACTACCGCATTTCTACGGTCTTATGGCCGCGATTGTGGGGGTTGGTGCACAGAAAAGCGGCCAATTTAACATATTGGCGCCTTGCCCAAAATCCCTGTCGTTGTTAGAGTTTGCCGCACTTTTTTACCCACGCGTTGCCTAGGGTCCCTTTCCCATGTTCAAGAAACTGCGTGGCATGTTTTCCAGCGATCTTTCCATTGACCTGGGCACTGCCAACACCCTTATTTACGTGCGCGAGCGCGGTATTGTCCTGAATGAACCATCGGTTGTGGCCATTCGGACCCACGGTAATCAGAAAAGTGTTGTCGCGGTTGGTACTGAGGCCAAGCGCATGCTCGGTCGTACCCCGGGCAACATCGCAGCCATTCGTCCGATGAAAGACGGCGTGATCGCCGACTTCAGCGTTTGCGAAAAGATGCTGCAGTACTTCATCAACAAGGTTCACGAAAACAGCTTTCTGCAGCCCAGCCCACGTGTGCTGATCTGCGTTCCATGCAAGTCCACCCAGGTTGAGCGTCGCGCCATCCGTGAATCGGCCCTTGGCGCCGGTGCCCGTGAAGTGTTCCTGATCGAAGAGCCGATGGCCGCTGCGATCGGTGCCGGCCTGCCGGTTGAAGAGGCCCGCGGTTCGATGGTCGTGGACATCGGTGGTGGTACCACTGAAATCGCCCTGATCTCCCTGAACGGTGTGGTCTACGCCGAATCCGTACGGGTTGGCGGCGACCGTTTCGACGAAGCGATCATCACCTACGTGCGTCGCAACTACGGCAGCCTGATCGGTGAATCCACCGCCGAGCGCATCAAGCAGGAAATCGGCACCGCCTACCCGGGCGGCGAAGTGCGTGAAGTCGACGTCCGCGGCCGTAACCTGGCCGAAGGCGTGCCACGTGCCTTCACCTTGAACTCCAATGAAGTGCTGGAGGCTCTGCAAGAGTCTCTGGCAACCATCGTTCAGGCGGTGAAAAGCGCCCTGGAGCAATCGCCTCCGGAACTGGCCTCGGACATCGCCGAGCGCGGCCTGGTGCTGACCGGTGGTGGCGCGCTGCTGCGTGATCTGGACAAGCTGCTGGCCCAGGAAACCGGCCTGCCGGTGATCGTTGCCGAAGACCCGCTGACCTGTGTCGCTCGCGGCGGTGGCCGTGCATTGGAAATGATGGACAAACACACCATGGACCTGCTCTCCAGCGAATAACTTCGCCGGTTGCATCTATGCTGTTGCGCTCACAGGCAGCACTTTGCAGTGCTGCCTGTGGCGTTTATCTTCTGTCAATCTGCATCCAGGCCGGTTTGATGCCGTATGAATAAACACAACATTTGCCTGGGAGGAGCGGCCTATTAAACCGCTTTTCGCCAAAGGCCCCTCATTAGGCGTGCGCCTCCTGGTGCTGGTCGTTCTCTCGGTCGCACTGATGGTGGTCGATGCCCGCTTCACACTGCTCAAGCCAGTGCGTAGCCAAATGTCGCTGGTGTTGATGCAGTCCTACTGGATCACCGACCTGCCGCAGCGGCTATGGCAAGGCGTGGCCAGTCAGTTCGGCAGCCGTACCGAGCTGGTCGCTGAAAACGAAAAACTCAAGACCGAAAACCTGCTGCTGCAGGGGCGCATGCAAAAGCTCGCGGCCCTCACCGAGCAGAACGTGCGCCTGCGCGAGTTGCTCAATTCCTCGGCGCTGGTCAACGAGAAGGTTGAAGTGGCCGAGTTGATCGGCATGGACCCGAACCCCTTTACCCACCGCATCATCATCAACAAGGGTGAGCGCGATGGCGTGTTCCTCGGCCAGCCGGTGCTCGATGCCCGTGGCCTGATGGGCCAGGTGGTGGAGTTGATGCCCTACACCTCCCGCGTACTGCTGCTCACTGACACCACCCACAGCATTCCGGTGCAGGTCAACCGCAACGGCCTGCGCGCCATCGCCAGCGGCACCGGCAATCCGGAGCGCCTGGAGTTGCGCCATGTGGCCGACACCGCGGATATAAAGGAAGGCGATCTGTTGGTCAGCTCCGGTCTGGGCCAGCGTTTCCCCGCCGGCTACCCGGTGGCCACGGTCAAGGAAGTGATCCACGACTCCGGCCAGCCGTTCGCCATTGTGCGGGCGGTACCCACCGCTGCGCTGAATCGCAGCCGCTACCTGCTGCTGGTATTCAGCGATCCGCGTACCGCCGAAGAGCGTGCCAACGATGCCGCCCAGGCCCAGGAAGCCCAGGACCAGCAGGGCGCCAGCGCCGCGCCAGTGGTCCCGGCCACCGTGCCCAAGCCGGCCGCGGCGGCAAACGCCGGGGCTGCTCCCGCCACTGCGACTCCTGCTGCGCCGGCGACCCCGGCCAAACCCGCGGCTCACGCTCCGGCCAAGCCGGTCCATAAACCTGTGGTGAAACCGGCCGCTGCCAAACCACCGGCAGCAGCACCGGCCACCACCGGAGGAAGAGAATAATGGCGGGTAGCACCTATTCGCGAAATGGCTGGATCGTCTGGTTGACCTTCCTTATCGGGCTGCTGCTGAGCGTCTCGCCCTTGCCGCAGTTCATGGAGATCCTGCGTCCGCTGTGGCTGGCGCTGTTGCTGGCGTTCTGGGCCTTGGCCCTGCCGCACAAGGTCGGCATGGTCACTGCCTGGTGCCTGGGGCTGGCAGAGGATGTGCTCTACGGCACCCTGCTGGGGCAGAATGCCCTGATCCTGACGCTGATCACCTTCCTTGTACTGTCTCTGCAACAGCGCCTGCGGATGTTCCCGATGTGGCAGCAGAGCCTGGTGATCCTGGTGATCTTCGGCCTGGCGCAGTTGGTGCAACTCTGGCTCAGCGCCCTGACCGGCAACCGCCAGCCGACCCTGGCCCTGGTGCTGCCGGCCCTGGTCAGTGCCTTATTGTGGCCCTGGGTCAGCTTCGGCCTGCGCGGCTTGCGTCGACGTTTCAAAATCAATTAATTCGGTCAGGCATTGGCCCGCACCTCGACAGGGAGATGTCTTGATGAATCCGCTTTACCTCGCTTCCGGTTCGCCTCGTCGGCGTGAGTTGCTGACGCAGATCGGCGTGCCGTTCACCGCCATCAGTGCGGACATCGATGAAACCCCGCTAGCCGATGAGTCACCTGCCGCCTACGTCGAGCGCCTGGCCCGAGGCAAGGCTGCGGCGGGGCGCGGGCTGATCACCAGCAGTGAATCCCAGGCCCCGGCCTGTGTGCTGGGGGCCGACACCGCGGTAGTGCTCGATGGGCGGATTCTCGGCAAACCGCTGGATCAGGCTGATGCGTTGCAGATGCTCATGGCGCTTTCGGGGCGTGAGCATGAAGTGTTCACCGCCATTGCCCTGCTTGACGGTGAACGCTGCGAGTCGCGAGTGGTGCGCAGCCTGGTACGTTTTCGCCCGATCTCGCCTGCAGAGGCCGCGCTCTACTGGGCCAGCGGCGAGCCCTGCGACAAAGCCGGTGGCTATGCTATCCAGGGACTGGCAGCGGTGTTTGTCGCCGGCCTCAATGGCAGTTATTCCGCGGTGGTCGGCTTGCCGGTGTGCGAAACCGCAGAACTGCTCGGGCATTTCGGCATACCCTGTTGGCAAAACCTTCCAGTGCGCTAAAGCGCCGTACCCGATTGCTGCGGCCCTCTATGAACACGCCTGAACGAGACACTGCCATGAGTGAAGAGATTCTGATCAACATCACGCCGATGGAATCACGCGTGGCGGTGGTCGAAAACGGAGTGCTGCAAGAGGTTCACGTCGAGCGCACCCAGCGCCGGGGGATCGTCGGCAACATCTACAAGGGCAAGGTGGTGCGGGTCTTGCCGGGCATGCAGGCGGCCTTCGTCGACATCGGCCTGGACCGGGCGGCGTTTATCCACGCCTCGGAAATTTCCACCCGCGAAGGCACTGCGGTAGAGAGCATCAGCGCTCTGGTGCACGAAGGGCAGAGCCTGGTGGTGCAAGTCACCAAGGACCCCATCGGTTCCAAGGGCGCGCGCCTGACCACTCAGTTGTCGATCCCTTCCCGCTATCTGGTGTACATGCCGCGTACCGCCCATGTCGGTATCTCGCTGAAGATCGAGGACGAAGCCGAGCGTGAGCGCCTGAAGCAGGTCGTCAGTGATTGCGTGGCCCAGGAAGGCATCAAGGAGGCCGGTGGTTTTATCCTGCGCACCGCCGCCGAAGGCGCCGGGGCCGATGAGATCATGATGGACATCCGTTACCTGCGCCGGCTCTGGGACCAGATCGGCGCGCAGATCAAGACCATCGGCGCGCCCAATGTGATCTACGAGGACCTGGGCCTGGCTCTGCGCACCCTGCGCGACCTGGTGAGCCCGAAGATCGAGAAGATCCGCATCGACTCCCGGGAAACCTTCCAGAAGACCACGGTGTTCGTGGCCGAACTGATGCCGGAAATCGCCGACCGCCTGGAGCACTACCCCGGCGAGCGGCCGATCTTCGATCTGTACGGCGTCGAGGACGAAATCCAGAAAGCCCTGGAGCGCAAGGTGCCGCTCAAGTCCGGAGGCTACCTGGTGGTAGACCCGGCGGAAGCCATGACCACCATCGACGTCAACACCGGGGCCTTCGTCGGTCATCGCAACCTTGAGGAAACCATCTTCAAGACCAACCTCGAGGCGGCCACCGCCATTGCCCGGCAACTGCGCCTGCGCAACCTGGGCGGGATCATCATCATCGACTTCATCGACATGGAAGATGAAGAGCACCAGCGCCAGGTATTGCGCACCCTGGAAAAGCAGCTGGAGCGTGACCACGCCAAGACCAACATCATCGGCATCACCGAGCTGGGCCTGGTGCAGATGACTCGCAAGCGTACCCGCGAGAGCCTGGAGCAGGTGCTGTGCGAGCCTTGCAGCAGTTGCCAGGGGCGGGGCAAGTTGAAAACCCCGGAAACCGTCTGTTACGAAATATTCCGAGAAATCCTCCGCGAGGCCCGGGCTTATCAGGCAGAAGGGTATCGGGTGCTGGCCAATCAGAAGGTGGTCGACCGGCTGCTGGACGAAGAGTCGGGCAACGTGGCGGAGCTGGAGGGTTTTATCGGCCGGACCATCAGGTTCCAGGTCGAAACCATGTATTCCCAGGAACAATACGACGTGGTGCTGCTCTGATTCCGCGTGTTCTACATCCGTGGAAATGGCTGGCTTCAGCTTTTTGCATGACTTTTACCCTGGGAGCCAACTGAAATGGAGCGGCTGATGCGCCTGTTCACCACGCTGATTCGCTGGGGGCTTGGCTTCTGTGCGCTGGCGCTGGTGGCGACTGCCTTGTATGTCAGTCTGGGCCGGGAACTGACCCCGCTGGTGGCCGAATACCAGCCCGAGGTCGAGGCCAAGGTGCAGCAGGCCGTGGGCTTGCCGGTGCATATCGGTAGCCTGGAGGGGCGCTGGAGCGGCTTGTCGCCGATCCTGCTGGCCCACGACGTGCAGGTGGGCGAGGGCGCCAATGCGCTGCGCCTGGATCAGGTGAGCGTGGCGCCGGATATGCTCGGCAGCCTGCTGGCCCGTGACCTGCGGATCGGCCGCCTGGAGCTCAGCGGCCTGAGCCTGAGCCTGAAAGAGGGCGCGGACGGCCAGTGGCAGCTTGAAGGCCTGCCGGTGCAACAGGACCAGCCGATGGACCCCCAGCAGTTGCTGGGCCGCCTGCAACAGGTTGCCGAGCTGTCGCTGCTGGACAGCCAGGTCACCTTGCAGCCTCTGGACCACCAGCCCGTGGCCCTGACCTACGTCGGGCTCAATCTGCGCAGCGGTACCAGCCGCCAGCGCCTGGACCTGCGCCTGACGCTGCCGGACGGCCAGCCCCTGGCAATGAACCTGCGGACCAGGATGCGGGCCGAGGCCTGGCGCGATGCCCGGGCCGACTTGTACCTGAGCCTGCCGCAAAGCGACTGGTCGCGTTGGGTGCCGGCCCGGCTGACCCGGGAGTGGAAACTCTCCGAGCTCAAAGCGGGTGGCGAGCTGTGGCTGAAGTGGGCCAAGGGTGGGGTGCAAAACGCCACGCTGCGCTTGAATGCCCCGCAATTCACCGGGGCCTATGCCGAGCGCACGCCGGTGTCCCTGAGCAACCTGGCGTTGAATGCCTACTTCCAGCGTGACGAGCAGGGCCTGCAGGTGCAGCTTGACTCCCTGGCGCTGAACCTCGGCGAGACCCGCTGGGAATCCCGTGTGCAGGTGCAGCAGCGCAACGCGACCGAGCAGCAGGAAGAACTCTGGCATGTGCAGGCCGACCGCCTGGACCTGAAGCCGATCACCCCGATCCTCGATGCCCTGGCCCCCTTGCCGGAAGGCCTGGCCACGGCCATCGACCGACTGAAAGTCACTGGCGGCCTGCGCAACGTGCTGCTCGACTATCGTCCCCAGAACAGTGGCGACCAGCGCCTGAGCTTCGCTGCCAACCTCGACCGGGTTGGCTTCGATGCCTATCACGGTGCTCCGGCAGCACGAAATGTCAGCGGTAGCATCAGCGGCGACTTGGGCAAGGGCGAGCTGCGCATGGACAGCAAGGATTTCTCCCTGCACCTGTACCCGATTTTCGCCAAGCCCTGGCAGTACATCCAGGCCAACGCCACCCTGACCTGGAAGCTCGACAAGGAAGGCTTCACCCTGATTGCCCCCTACCTGAAGGTGCTGGGCGAAGAGGGCAAGATCGCCGGCGACTTCCTGATCCGCCTGCATTTCGACCACAGCCAGGAAGACTACATGGACCTGCGAGTCGGCCTGGTGGACGGCGATGGGCGCTACACCGCCAAGTACCTGCCCCAGGTGCTCAACGCCGGTGTGGATGAATGGCTGCGCACGGCGATCCTCAAGGGCGCGGTGGACCAGGGCTTCTTCCAGTACCAGGGTTCGCTGAACCATGACGC
The DNA window shown above is from Pseudomonas protegens CHA0 and carries:
- a CDS encoding Maf family protein → MNPLYLASGSPRRRELLTQIGVPFTAISADIDETPLADESPAAYVERLARGKAAAGRGLITSSESQAPACVLGADTAVVLDGRILGKPLDQADALQMLMALSGREHEVFTAIALLDGERCESRVVRSLVRFRPISPAEAALYWASGEPCDKAGGYAIQGLAAVFVAGLNGSYSAVVGLPVCETAELLGHFGIPCWQNLPVR
- the rng gene encoding ribonuclease G; this translates as MSEEILINITPMESRVAVVENGVLQEVHVERTQRRGIVGNIYKGKVVRVLPGMQAAFVDIGLDRAAFIHASEISTREGTAVESISALVHEGQSLVVQVTKDPIGSKGARLTTQLSIPSRYLVYMPRTAHVGISLKIEDEAERERLKQVVSDCVAQEGIKEAGGFILRTAAEGAGADEIMMDIRYLRRLWDQIGAQIKTIGAPNVIYEDLGLALRTLRDLVSPKIEKIRIDSRETFQKTTVFVAELMPEIADRLEHYPGERPIFDLYGVEDEIQKALERKVPLKSGGYLVVDPAEAMTTIDVNTGAFVGHRNLEETIFKTNLEAATAIARQLRLRNLGGIIIIDFIDMEDEEHQRQVLRTLEKQLERDHAKTNIIGITELGLVQMTRKRTRESLEQVLCEPCSSCQGRGKLKTPETVCYEIFREILREARAYQAEGYRVLANQKVVDRLLDEESGNVAELEGFIGRTIRFQVETMYSQEQYDVVLL
- the mreD gene encoding rod shape-determining protein MreD — its product is MAGSTYSRNGWIVWLTFLIGLLLSVSPLPQFMEILRPLWLALLLAFWALALPHKVGMVTAWCLGLAEDVLYGTLLGQNALILTLITFLVLSLQQRLRMFPMWQQSLVILVIFGLAQLVQLWLSALTGNRQPTLALVLPALVSALLWPWVSFGLRGLRRRFKIN
- the mreC gene encoding rod shape-determining protein MreC, coding for MKPLFAKGPSLGVRLLVLVVLSVALMVVDARFTLLKPVRSQMSLVLMQSYWITDLPQRLWQGVASQFGSRTELVAENEKLKTENLLLQGRMQKLAALTEQNVRLRELLNSSALVNEKVEVAELIGMDPNPFTHRIIINKGERDGVFLGQPVLDARGLMGQVVELMPYTSRVLLLTDTTHSIPVQVNRNGLRAIASGTGNPERLELRHVADTADIKEGDLLVSSGLGQRFPAGYPVATVKEVIHDSGQPFAIVRAVPTAALNRSRYLLLVFSDPRTAEERANDAAQAQEAQDQQGASAAPVVPATVPKPAAAANAGAAPATATPAAPATPAKPAAHAPAKPVHKPVVKPAAAKPPAAAPATTGGRE